The proteins below are encoded in one region of Brachyspira intermedia PWS/A:
- a CDS encoding GNAT family N-acetyltransferase, giving the protein MKHKGTIQLESERLLLRRFKTEDAKDMYNNWASDDEVTKYLIWQTHDSIDKTKLILTEWTNQYCYKDFYQWAIVLKENNFLTGSIAVVDMNDSIDMISIGYCISKKYWHKGITSEALSILIKFFFEEVEVNRIEAKHNINNPNSGKVMLKCGLKKEGVLRSIYKDNTGLADAAIYSILKNEYFN; this is encoded by the coding sequence ATGAAGCATAAAGGAACAATACAATTAGAAAGCGAAAGATTATTATTAAGAAGATTTAAAACAGAAGATGCAAAAGACATGTATAATAATTGGGCTAGTGATGATGAAGTTACAAAGTATTTAATATGGCAGACTCATGACAGTATTGATAAAACAAAGCTCATTTTGACTGAATGGACTAATCAATATTGTTATAAAGATTTTTATCAGTGGGCTATTGTATTAAAAGAAAATAATTTTTTAACAGGAAGCATAGCCGTCGTTGATATGAATGATAGTATAGATATGATTAGTATTGGTTACTGCATATCGAAAAAATATTGGCATAAAGGCATTACATCGGAGGCTTTATCAATATTAATAAAATTCTTTTTTGAAGAGGTAGAAGTTAATAGAATAGAAGCCAAACATAATATTAATAATCCTAATTCCGGAAAAGTAATGCTTAAATGTGGATTGAAAAAAGAAGGAGTATTAAGAAGCATTTATAAAGATAATACAGGACTTGCTGATGCTGCAATTTACTCTATATTAAAAAATGAGTATTTTAATTAA
- a CDS encoding SGNH/GDSL hydrolase family protein yields the protein MIRNTIKIICFIAIFITLLWFSSRVLRFKNDNGIYQGDSFYEQRTNSIDVMFMGSSHVHYNVNPAILYNEYGIAAYNFTSGSQPIWSTYHYLVEVLKYQKPKLIALESYIVAASRTNVVDYQIVAATYALKWSKNRVESLKVTAAERFDEFINPMYRYHNRYKDLKDEDFIPYANNYNHYKYFKGYSFHNKTFPVQRPDIENIKDTLPLLEEQETYYRKILELAKTNNIPIVVIASPFPMTDDEARHFNRVGEIAKEYDVPFMNFNHYYDDYDLDFWTDYNDAGHLNYKGVQKYTSFLGKYLKDNFVLPDRRGDTNYDTWEKNALYEYNKVYDMGLRDIENINDYMTKITNLNDYTIVINMLGEYSTNDNIVKGLYSNFNITNEMYTNNVSYVIDKNKLVFSSMGATNYLYHKELNKYNDLVIDSGNRILISRSNLRKTTNGVNIIVYDNITSEVVDFFDLPYTNDAISEVIERDY from the coding sequence ATGATAAGAAACACAATAAAAATTATTTGCTTTATAGCTATATTTATTACATTGCTCTGGTTCTCAAGCAGAGTTTTAAGATTCAAAAATGATAATGGTATATATCAGGGCGACAGTTTTTATGAACAGAGAACTAACAGTATAGATGTTATGTTTATGGGAAGCAGTCATGTTCATTATAATGTTAATCCTGCTATACTCTATAATGAATACGGAATTGCTGCTTATAATTTTACTTCAGGAAGCCAGCCTATTTGGAGTACTTATCATTATTTAGTAGAAGTATTAAAATATCAGAAGCCTAAATTAATTGCTTTAGAGTCTTATATTGTTGCAGCAAGCAGAACTAATGTTGTGGATTATCAAATTGTAGCAGCCACTTATGCATTAAAATGGTCAAAGAATAGAGTTGAATCTTTAAAAGTAACAGCGGCAGAGAGATTTGATGAGTTTATAAATCCTATGTACAGATATCATAACAGATACAAAGATTTAAAAGATGAAGATTTTATCCCTTATGCCAATAATTATAATCATTATAAATATTTTAAGGGCTATTCTTTTCATAATAAAACATTCCCAGTACAAAGACCTGATATAGAAAATATTAAAGATACTTTGCCTTTACTTGAAGAGCAGGAAACTTATTATAGAAAAATATTAGAATTAGCAAAAACAAATAATATACCTATTGTTGTAATAGCTTCGCCTTTTCCTATGACTGATGATGAGGCAAGACATTTTAATAGAGTAGGGGAGATAGCAAAAGAATATGATGTTCCTTTTATGAATTTCAATCATTATTATGATGATTATGATTTGGATTTTTGGACAGACTATAATGATGCAGGACATTTAAATTATAAAGGCGTTCAGAAATATACTTCTTTTTTAGGTAAATATTTAAAAGATAATTTTGTTTTGCCGGATAGAAGAGGCGATACAAATTATGACACTTGGGAGAAAAATGCTTTATATGAATATAATAAAGTTTATGATATGGGATTAAGAGATATAGAAAATATTAATGATTATATGACAAAAATAACTAATCTTAATGATTATACTATAGTGATTAATATGCTTGGAGAATATTCTACAAATGATAATATTGTAAAAGGATTATATTCTAATTTTAATATAACAAATGAAATGTATACTAATAATGTTTCTTATGTTATAGATAAAAATAAATTAGTATTTTCTTCAATGGGGGCAACTAATTATCTTTATCATAAAGAGCTTAATAAATATAATGATTTAGTAATTGACAGCGGAAACAGAATATTGATAAGCAGAAGTAATTTAAGGAAGACTACAAATGGAGTTAACATAATAGTATATGATAATATAACTTCTGAAGTTGTTGATTTTTTTGATTTGCCTTATACTAATGATGCTATAAGCGAAGTAATAGAAAGAGATTATTAA
- a CDS encoding leucine-rich repeat domain-containing protein codes for MVLNEASKISAENIIVDISDVNFQNEAIPASMFTGNPDNKITILNFVFPENKIKTIKTFAFHGLHNNLKELTIPDSVITIGDRSFQLNYVLEKLTLGNNVQTIEEDAFLYSTALTELTIPASVKTIQDHAFGSSPNLSKVIYLGTSPNSINFGKDIFTSTKLTTLIVPNAENINDSAWDTFLGHNFTDVRKQ; via the coding sequence ATGGTACTTAATGAAGCTAGTAAAATTTCAGCTGAAAATATTATAGTAGATATAAGCGATGTTAATTTTCAAAATGAAGCTATACCAGCATCTATGTTTACAGGTAATCCTGACAATAAAATAACAATATTAAATTTTGTATTTCCTGAAAATAAAATAAAAACTATAAAAACTTTTGCTTTTCATGGACTTCATAATAATTTGAAAGAATTAACAATACCAGATTCTGTGATTACTATAGGAGACAGATCTTTTCAATTGAATTATGTATTAGAGAAATTGACATTAGGAAATAATGTTCAGACAATAGAAGAAGATGCTTTCTTATATTCTACAGCATTAACTGAATTAACTATACCTGCTTCTGTAAAAACAATACAGGATCATGCATTTGGAAGCAGTCCTAATTTGAGTAAAGTTATTTATTTAGGAACTTCTCCAAATAGTATAAATTTCGGAAAAGATATTTTTACAAGCACAAAACTTACAACTTTAATAGTACCTAATGCTGAAAATATAAATGATTCTGCTTGGGATACATTTTTAGGACATAATTTTACAGATGTAAGAAAACAGTAA
- a CDS encoding leucine-rich repeat domain-containing protein codes for MIKKFLLIFISALILVSCSASVISPSNNGNNSGNGTEEGGDGGSGGDGGGTDIPWTEIEPPLMPPYPILDAEAIKYGIDISQEDNLIKEQIKTRLEECKKEGREYKIIFTGTPKAEYSQQSSLAKFVLDAANDLGIYYKNIEIDISKIYFNERKVKSSMFKGFPSFADCTITFKFPENSIRVIEGNAFSLFSKHFKEIAIPDSVIGIKAAAFQKDSSLEKITISENSKLEYIGELAFSYSKVKEIVIPASVTSLGRKPFGESLTTVTYLGTKPNTISNNGDVFEDCVSLTTLIVPNAENEKDEGWKTFLGHKFTTVKKQ; via the coding sequence ATGATTAAAAAATTTTTATTAATATTTATATCAGCATTGATATTAGTATCATGTTCGGCATCAGTTATATCACCAAGTAATAATGGCAATAATTCTGGCAACGGTACAGAAGAAGGCGGTGATGGTGGAAGTGGTGGAGATGGCGGCGGTACAGATATACCTTGGACTGAAATAGAACCTCCTTTAATGCCTCCTTATCCTATTTTAGATGCAGAAGCGATTAAATATGGTATAGATATTTCTCAAGAAGATAATCTAATAAAAGAGCAAATAAAAACTAGATTAGAAGAATGCAAGAAAGAAGGCCGTGAATATAAAATAATATTTACAGGAACACCAAAAGCTGAATATTCTCAGCAAAGTTCTCTTGCAAAGTTTGTATTAGATGCTGCGAATGATTTAGGTATTTATTATAAAAATATAGAAATAGATATTAGTAAGATTTATTTCAATGAGAGAAAAGTAAAATCTTCAATGTTTAAAGGATTTCCTAGTTTTGCAGATTGTACAATAACTTTTAAATTTCCAGAAAACAGTATAAGAGTTATAGAGGGTAATGCTTTTTCACTTTTTAGTAAACATTTTAAAGAGATAGCAATACCAGATTCTGTTATTGGTATTAAAGCTGCTGCTTTTCAGAAAGATAGTTCTCTTGAGAAAATAACAATTAGTGAAAACAGCAAACTTGAATATATAGGGGAATTAGCTTTTTCCTATTCAAAAGTAAAAGAAATAGTAATACCAGCATCTGTTACTTCTTTAGGCAGAAAACCATTTGGAGAGTCTCTAACTACTGTTACTTATTTAGGAACTAAGCCTAATACCATAAGCAATAATGGAGATGTATTTGAAGATTGTGTTAGTCTTACAACTTTAATAGTACCTAATGCTGAAAATGAGAAAGATGAGGGCTGGAAAACTTTTTTGGGACATAAATTTACCACTGTAAAAAAACAGTGA
- a CDS encoding leucine-rich repeat domain-containing protein has product MIKKILLVLVSVLVFVSCSNNTTSPDSSNNGDNSGVTPPIDNEEQELIKKYGIDISQEDAVISQKIEENLRAYFAEKNSYRVILTGTPRSYKESLSSLIAKVASGFQNIDNIDIDIRYINFQGDTISGDMFSGPTDNGNITFNFIFPENKIKTIGDKAFSFLSNLKEITIPASVTKIGVEAFRNCDNLVKLNLKNGLEVIDNMAFLQVPFLSEVIIPDSVKTIGDQAFANDTIQKLQLSSSLETIGSDAFMNLEIEELIIPASVKTIGNQAFAYSFTALKRVIYYGDSPNIINYTGNVFEGCFSLSTLIIPNAENDKDPKWETFLGGSFTDIRKQ; this is encoded by the coding sequence ATGATTAAAAAAATTTTATTAGTATTGGTATCAGTTTTGGTATTTGTTTCATGTTCAAATAATACTACATCGCCTGATAGCAGTAATAACGGTGATAATTCAGGAGTTACACCTCCTATAGATAATGAAGAGCAAGAATTAATAAAAAAATACGGTATAGACATAAGTCAGGAAGATGCAGTAATAAGCCAAAAAATAGAAGAAAATCTAAGAGCTTATTTTGCTGAAAAGAATTCATATAGAGTAATATTAACAGGTACTCCTAGAAGTTATAAGGAATCTCTTTCTAGTTTAATAGCAAAAGTAGCAAGTGGTTTTCAGAATATTGATAACATAGATATAGATATAAGGTATATTAATTTTCAAGGCGACACTATAAGTGGGGATATGTTTTCAGGTCCAACAGATAATGGTAATATAACTTTTAATTTTATATTTCCAGAAAATAAAATTAAAACTATAGGAGACAAGGCTTTTTCTTTTTTATCTAATCTAAAAGAAATAACAATACCTGCTTCGGTAACAAAAATTGGAGTAGAAGCATTTCGAAATTGTGATAATTTAGTAAAATTAAATTTAAAAAATGGTTTGGAAGTAATAGATAATATGGCATTTTTACAAGTTCCATTTTTATCAGAAGTAATAATACCAGATTCAGTAAAAACAATAGGAGATCAAGCATTTGCTAATGATACAATACAAAAATTACAATTATCTTCTTCATTAGAAACAATAGGTTCAGATGCTTTTATGAATTTGGAAATTGAAGAATTGATAATACCTGCTTCAGTAAAAACAATAGGAAATCAAGCGTTTGCATATTCATTTACAGCATTAAAAAGAGTTATTTATTATGGTGATTCTCCTAATATTATAAATTATACAGGTAATGTATTTGAAGGCTGCTTTAGTCTTAGTACTTTAATAATTCCTAATGCTGAAAATGATAAAGATCCTAAATGGGAAACTTTTTTAGGCGGTTCATTCACTGATATAAGAAAACAATGA
- a CDS encoding leucine-rich repeat domain-containing protein — protein sequence MLVFVSCSNNTTSPDSSNNGDNSGVTDPTEEELLIKKYGIDISQNDIEISKQLEQNLKAYFQEKGSYRVIFTGTPKDYGDQQSGNKSLYILTLEAASKLNITMNIELDLKNINFQDGSIKAFMFSSFDDKYKNIVISFAFPENKIKTIEKSSFFGLYNTREITLPDSVITIKESAFMYSPSIEIVTLGNGLQEIGERAFMGVDNLKEIIIPDSVKSIGMQAFALSQQLTTLTYLGTNPNNINHKGDVFLGSTKLTTLIVPNAENDKDEAWKTFLGGNFTTVTKKL from the coding sequence GTGTTGGTATTTGTTTCATGTTCAAATAATACTACATCGCCTGATAGCAGTAATAACGGTGATAATTCAGGAGTTACAGATCCAACCGAAGAAGAATTATTAATAAAAAAATACGGTATAGATATAAGTCAGAATGATATTGAAATAAGCAAGCAATTAGAACAAAATTTAAAGGCTTATTTTCAGGAAAAAGGTTCATATAGAGTAATATTTACTGGAACTCCTAAAGATTATGGTGATCAACAAAGCGGTAATAAATCTTTATATATTTTAACTTTAGAAGCAGCATCAAAACTTAATATTACTATGAATATAGAGCTGGATTTAAAAAATATTAATTTTCAAGATGGCTCTATAAAAGCTTTTATGTTTTCTAGCTTTGATGATAAATATAAAAATATAGTTATAAGTTTTGCATTTCCAGAAAATAAAATAAAGACTATAGAAAAGAGCTCTTTTTTTGGACTATATAATACAAGAGAAATAACACTTCCTGATTCTGTAATTACAATAAAAGAAAGTGCATTTATGTATTCTCCAAGTATAGAAATAGTAACATTAGGAAATGGTTTACAAGAAATAGGGGAACGAGCATTTATGGGTGTTGATAACTTGAAAGAAATAATAATACCAGACTCTGTAAAATCAATAGGAATGCAGGCATTTGCACTTTCTCAGCAATTGACTACTCTCACTTATTTAGGTACAAACCCTAATAATATAAATCATAAAGGGGACGTATTTTTAGGTAGTACTAAACTTACAACTTTAATAGTACCTAATGCTGAAAATGATAAAGATGAAGCTTGGAAAACTTTTTTAGGCGGTAATTTTACTACAGTAACAAAAAAGTTATAA
- a CDS encoding alpha-hydroxy-acid oxidizing protein, which yields MTYKEIIEVAKDCMGFCKACPICNGKVCKNSMPGPGAKGIGDVAIRNYDKWREIRLNMDTICSNEDVDTSFELFGKKFKYPIFAGPVGAVQLHYGNKYTEEEYNDILVKSCAEAGIAAFTGDGTNPNVMIAATTMIKKQNGIGVPTVKPWNIDVIKEKMKLVADSNAFAVAMDVDAAGLPFLKNLTPKAGSKTVDELKQIKEIAQRPFIIKGIMTVKGAKKAVEAGADAIIVSNHGGRVLDQCPSTAEVLPEIADAVKGKIKILVDGGIRNGTDILKAIALGADGVVIARTFVIAAYGGGEEGVKSYAAQLGAELEDAMTMCGVHSLKEITRDVVRL from the coding sequence ATGACTTATAAAGAAATTATAGAAGTTGCCAAAGACTGTATGGGATTTTGTAAGGCATGTCCAATATGTAATGGTAAAGTATGTAAAAATAGTATGCCCGGACCTGGAGCTAAAGGAATAGGAGATGTTGCCATTAGAAATTATGATAAATGGAGAGAAATAAGACTCAATATGGACACAATATGTTCTAATGAAGATGTTGACACTTCTTTTGAACTATTCGGAAAAAAATTTAAATACCCTATATTTGCCGGCCCTGTAGGTGCAGTTCAGCTTCATTACGGCAATAAATATACAGAAGAAGAATACAATGATATATTAGTAAAATCTTGTGCAGAGGCAGGAATTGCAGCTTTCACTGGTGACGGTACTAATCCTAATGTAATGATTGCAGCAACTACTATGATAAAAAAACAAAACGGCATAGGAGTGCCGACAGTTAAGCCTTGGAATATAGATGTTATAAAAGAAAAAATGAAATTAGTTGCAGATTCAAATGCTTTTGCTGTTGCTATGGATGTTGATGCGGCAGGACTTCCTTTCTTAAAAAATCTTACTCCAAAAGCAGGAAGCAAAACTGTAGATGAATTAAAACAAATAAAAGAAATTGCTCAAAGACCATTCATAATAAAAGGAATAATGACTGTAAAAGGGGCTAAAAAAGCTGTTGAAGCTGGAGCCGATGCAATAATAGTATCAAATCATGGCGGACGCGTACTTGATCAATGTCCTTCTACTGCTGAAGTTTTGCCTGAAATCGCTGATGCTGTTAAAGGCAAAATCAAAATATTAGTAGACGGCGGTATTAGAAATGGTACTGATATATTAAAGGCTATTGCTTTAGGTGCTGACGGTGTTGTTATTGCAAGAACATTTGTAATAGCTGCTTACGGTGGAGGAGAAGAAGGAGTTAAATCTTATGCAGCTCAATTAGGTGCAGAACTTGAAGATGCTATGACTATGTGTGGTGTTCACAGCTTAAAAGAAATAACTAGAGATGTAGTAAGACTTTAA
- a CDS encoding tetratricopeptide repeat protein: MSKISNYLLSKHIEKCKISLEAFEEREIPDLKDDFKKEAEKVICEANNFLNSIDPFNYSDFDDFNRKAEKFNDELNRILETFYIKEPDELYTYNRFIEYFHYDKTMFNDENDEIDINDLHTLDEYFDCNTNGVALNNMGSYQYAIDKYSEAIDLIDYYALAYYNRGLARNNLGFFKKAIKDYDKAIELSKNYKDAYYNRGVAKNHAGLHKEAIEDYNKVIELDNKNIDAYNNRGASKNYLQLFDEAMKDFNKILELEPNNYCAYSNRGNSKNDLGLYKEAIEDYNKALKINPNFADAYYNRGNSKKELGLFKEAIEDYNNAIKWKPNDINSYMNRGNVKYDLELYEEAIKDYDKIIKLDHNYVDAYYNRANAKRELGLYKESIKDYDKAIYLNPNYSDAYNNRGLAKSDLGMYEEAIKDYEESIDLCADNPEAYYNIGSAKYDLDLLKESIKYYDKAIELRPTYSEAYNNRGLSKNDLGLYKEAIKDYDKSIELNPNDSNTYNNRGLTKYTLGLYKEAIKDYTKAIELTPNYTNAYGNRGSAKDELGQYKEAIKDYDKAIELEPNTAYLYNDRGWVKKNAGLYKEALKDYKKALELDPNNKYAMSNIENLKKEHGLK; this comes from the coding sequence ATGTCAAAAATATCTAATTATCTTCTTAGTAAACATATAGAAAAATGCAAAATATCATTAGAAGCTTTTGAAGAAAGAGAAATTCCAGATTTAAAAGATGATTTTAAAAAAGAAGCAGAAAAAGTTATATGTGAGGCAAATAATTTTTTAAATAGCATTGATCCATTCAATTATTCTGATTTTGATGATTTTAACAGAAAGGCAGAAAAATTTAATGATGAATTAAACAGAATACTTGAAACATTTTATATAAAAGAGCCTGATGAACTTTATACTTATAACAGGTTTATTGAGTATTTTCATTATGATAAAACTATGTTTAATGATGAAAATGATGAAATTGATATTAATGATTTACATACTTTAGATGAATATTTCGATTGTAACACTAATGGAGTTGCTTTAAACAATATGGGATCATATCAATATGCTATAGATAAATACAGTGAAGCTATAGACTTGATTGATTATTATGCATTAGCTTATTATAACAGAGGACTTGCTAGAAATAATTTAGGATTTTTTAAGAAAGCTATAAAAGATTATGACAAAGCTATAGAATTAAGTAAAAATTATAAAGATGCTTATTATAATAGAGGAGTCGCTAAAAATCATGCTGGCTTACACAAGGAAGCTATTGAAGATTATAATAAGGTTATAGAGTTAGACAATAAAAATATAGATGCATATAATAATAGAGGAGCTTCCAAAAATTATTTACAGCTTTTTGATGAGGCTATGAAAGATTTTAATAAAATTTTAGAATTAGAGCCTAATAATTATTGTGCTTATAGCAACAGAGGCAATTCTAAAAATGATTTGGGACTTTATAAAGAAGCTATTGAAGATTATAACAAAGCTTTAAAGATTAATCCTAATTTTGCAGATGCTTATTATAATAGAGGAAATTCAAAAAAAGAGTTAGGTTTATTTAAAGAAGCTATTGAAGATTATAATAATGCTATAAAATGGAAACCTAACGATATAAATTCCTATATGAATAGAGGAAATGTTAAATATGATTTAGAATTATATGAAGAAGCTATAAAAGATTATGACAAAATTATAAAATTGGATCATAATTATGTAGATGCTTATTATAACAGGGCAAATGCAAAAAGAGAGCTAGGTTTATATAAGGAATCTATAAAAGATTATGATAAAGCTATATATTTAAATCCTAATTATAGTGATGCATATAATAATAGAGGACTTGCTAAAAGCGATTTAGGAATGTATGAAGAAGCTATAAAAGATTATGAAGAATCTATAGATTTATGTGCGGATAATCCAGAAGCCTATTATAATATAGGAAGTGCTAAATATGATTTGGATCTTTTAAAAGAATCAATTAAATATTATGATAAGGCTATAGAATTAAGACCAACTTACAGTGAAGCATATAATAACAGAGGACTTTCTAAAAATGATTTGGGACTTTATAAAGAAGCTATCAAAGATTATGATAAATCTATAGAGTTAAACCCAAATGACAGCAATACTTATAATAATAGAGGACTTACTAAATATACTTTAGGTTTATATAAAGAAGCTATCAAAGATTATACTAAGGCTATAGAATTGACTCCTAATTATACAAATGCTTACGGTAATAGAGGAAGTGCTAAAGATGAATTAGGACAGTATAAAGAAGCTATAAAGGATTATGATAAAGCTATAGAATTAGAACCAAATACAGCTTATTTATATAATGATAGAGGCTGGGTTAAGAAAAATGCGGGACTATATAAAGAAGCTTTGAAAGATTATAAGAAGGCTTTAGAATTAGATCCTAATAATAAATATGCAATGAGTAATATTGAAAATCTTAAAAAAGAACATGGCTTGAAATAA
- a CDS encoding tetratricopeptide repeat protein: MNDNIKELLDKAKEAFENREYEKSIEYIDKVIFYNGDSYDLYHNKGLSKLNLGLYEEAIKDFERAIELGDDGETVYYDRGLAKLYLSFYGEAIEDFNRVLQINNNDIDSRVNVGLCYLYMKNYKEAINIYDEVIADFPDNINSYNNRGLCKFYLSQFEEAINDFNKVIELDKNSTASMAYNYIGLCKYHLDEITEALKYYEKAIEINPNLINAYHNIALIKHSGEFDDEALSYLNKALEIDPGNLETYLKIYSIKLDLELYDEANEYLNKILEMYPDDLYVYDRIGNIKIDAGYMEESLEYLKKALEINPNFIDAYYDIAFALHKLDLNNEALEYLEKALQIYPNSADTYFKMFLVKRALRDYEGALSCLNKILEIDNTDVVIYNEIALIKVELELYDEALSYLNKALDIDTNNAEIYNSIGLVYYYKKDYEEAIKNFNKAIELNTSMASAYYNIGLAYYEMHDYENSIQYYNKALEINPQYASAYINLGLIKHNLGNYKEAIDYYKKALEINPDYSLAYYNIALAEMSLEDYKNSLEDFNKALELGYDEAEIYINIGLIYSRQAIYDKAIEYYNKVLEINPNKVNAYYNIAFCLSNMDKYEETLEIYDKVIRMYPGNFDVYYERGYTKYRASKYEEAIRDFDIIINVNSKHYNAYYYRGCSKKYLKNYDEAIKDFDKAIEYNANNSDFYSERASCYDYLNKYRESIENYDKAIELKDDDWFLYILRAKEKFLLSKETNSENKTNDKKSFFNKIISKIASSKNYTDLEKSALNDLEKSYKLALEDEFYLMVFKDIIKDEFTNIDLAAEFCKDNNITL; encoded by the coding sequence ATGAATGACAATATTAAAGAATTGCTGGATAAAGCTAAAGAAGCATTTGAAAATAGAGAGTATGAAAAATCTATTGAATATATTGATAAGGTCATATTTTATAATGGTGATTCTTATGATCTTTATCATAATAAAGGATTATCAAAATTAAATTTGGGTTTATATGAAGAAGCTATAAAAGATTTTGAGAGAGCTATCGAATTGGGTGATGACGGCGAAACTGTATATTATGATAGAGGCTTAGCAAAATTATATTTATCTTTTTATGGAGAAGCTATAGAAGATTTTAATAGAGTTTTGCAAATAAATAATAATGATATTGATTCCCGCGTTAATGTAGGATTATGTTATCTTTACATGAAAAACTATAAAGAAGCTATAAATATCTATGATGAAGTAATAGCTGATTTTCCTGATAATATTAATTCTTATAATAATAGAGGATTATGCAAGTTTTATTTATCTCAATTTGAAGAAGCTATAAATGATTTTAATAAAGTTATAGAATTAGATAAAAATTCTACAGCAAGTATGGCATATAACTATATTGGTTTGTGTAAATATCATTTAGATGAAATTACTGAAGCTTTAAAATATTATGAGAAGGCTATAGAGATAAATCCTAATCTCATTAATGCTTATCATAATATTGCTTTAATAAAACATTCTGGTGAATTTGATGATGAGGCTTTATCATATTTAAATAAGGCTTTAGAAATAGATCCTGGTAATCTTGAAACATATTTAAAAATTTATTCTATAAAATTAGATTTAGAATTATATGATGAAGCCAATGAATATTTAAATAAAATTTTAGAAATGTATCCTGATGACCTTTATGTTTATGACAGAATAGGAAATATAAAAATTGATGCAGGATATATGGAGGAATCTTTAGAATATTTAAAAAAAGCATTAGAAATAAATCCTAATTTTATTGATGCATATTATGATATTGCTTTTGCTTTGCATAAATTAGATTTAAATAATGAGGCTCTGGAATATTTAGAAAAAGCACTTCAAATTTATCCTAATAGTGCAGATACTTATTTTAAAATGTTTTTAGTAAAAAGAGCTTTAAGAGATTATGAAGGAGCTTTATCTTGTTTAAATAAAATACTTGAAATAGATAATACTGATGTTGTTATTTATAATGAAATAGCTTTGATAAAAGTAGAATTAGAATTATATGATGAAGCTTTATCATATTTAAATAAGGCTTTGGATATAGATACTAATAATGCTGAAATATATAATAGTATTGGCTTGGTATATTATTATAAAAAAGATTATGAAGAAGCTATTAAAAATTTTAATAAGGCTATAGAGTTAAATACTTCTATGGCTAGTGCTTATTATAATATTGGTTTGGCATATTATGAAATGCATGATTATGAAAACTCAATTCAATATTATAATAAGGCATTGGAGATAAATCCTCAGTATGCATCTGCCTATATTAATTTAGGACTTATTAAACATAATTTAGGAAACTATAAAGAAGCCATTGACTATTATAAAAAAGCATTAGAAATAAATCCTGATTATAGTTTGGCTTATTATAATATTGCACTTGCTGAAATGAGTTTAGAAGATTATAAAAATTCTTTGGAAGATTTTAATAAAGCATTAGAATTAGGCTATGATGAAGCAGAGATTTATATTAACATAGGACTTATATATTCAAGACAGGCTATATATGATAAAGCTATAGAGTATTATAATAAAGTGTTGGAAATAAATCCTAATAAAGTTAATGCCTATTATAATATTGCTTTTTGTTTATCTAATATGGATAAATATGAAGAAACTTTAGAAATATATGATAAAGTTATAAGAATGTATCCCGGTAATTTTGATGTTTATTATGAAAGAGGATACACTAAATACAGAGCATCGAAGTATGAGGAGGCTATAAGAGATTTTGATATTATTATAAATGTGAATTCCAAACATTATAATGCTTATTATTATAGAGGCTGTTCAAAAAAATATTTAAAGAATTATGATGAGGCTATAAAGGATTTTGATAAAGCCATAGAATATAATGCGAATAATTCTGATTTTTACAGTGAGAGGGCTTCTTGTTATGATTATTTAAATAAATATAGAGAAAGTATTGAAAATTATGATAAAGCTATTGAATTAAAAGATGATGATTGGTTTTTATATATTTTAAGAGCTAAAGAGAAATTTCTTTTATCAAAGGAAACCAATTCAGAAAATAAAACAAATGATAAGAAATCATTTTTTAATAAAATTATATCAAAAATTGCTTCATCAAAAAATTATACGGATTTAGAAAAGTCAGCATTGAATGATTTAGAAAAATCTTATAAGTTAGCTTTAGAAGATGAATTTTATCTTATGGTATTTAAAGATATTATAAAAGATGAATTTACCAATATAGATTTAGCAGCTGAATTTTGTAAAGATAATAATATTACTTTATAA